In Dama dama isolate Ldn47 chromosome 20, ASM3311817v1, whole genome shotgun sequence, a single window of DNA contains:
- the PTCH2 gene encoding protein patched homolog 2 isoform X10, whose amino-acid sequence MARPPPLGELPPGYTPPARPATPQILAGSLKAPLWLRAYFQGLLFSLGCGIQRHCGKVLFLGLLAFGALALGLRVAIIETDLEQLWVEAGSRVSQELEYTKEKLGEEAAYTSQMLIQTPRQEGENILTPEALDLHLQAALTASKVQVSLYGKSWDLNKICYKSGVPLIENGMIERMIEKLFPCVILTPLDCFWEGAKLQGGSAYLPGRPDIQWTNLDPEQLLEELGPFASLEGFRELLDKAQVGQAYVGRPCLHPDDLHCPPSAPNHHSRQAPDVAQELSGGCHGFSHKFMHWQEELLLGGMARDPQGQLLSRSDQP is encoded by the exons ATGGCTCGGCCGCCACCTCTCGGGGAGCTGCCCCCGGGCTACACACCCCCAGCTCGACCTGCAACACCCCAG ATCCTAGCTGGGAGCCTGAAGGCTCCGCTCTGGCTCCGTGCTTACTTCCAGGGCCTGCTCTTCTCTTTGGGCTGCGGGATCCAGAGACACTGTGGCAAAGTGCTCTTCCTGGGACTGTTGGCCTTTGGGGCCCTAGCACTGGGTCTCCGCGTGGCCATCATTGAGACAGACCTAGAACAGCTCTGGGTGGAAG CGGGCAGCCGGGTGAGCCAGGAACTGGAATACACCAAGGAGAAGCTGGGGGAGGAGGCTGCGTATACCTCCCAGATGTTGATACAGACCCCGCGCCAGGAGGGAGAGAACATCCTCACGCCCGAGGCACTCGACCTCCACCTCCAGGCAGCCCTCACCGCCAGTAAAGTGCAAGTATCACTCTATGGAAA GTCCTGGGATCTGAATAAAATCTGCTACAAGTCAGGAGTTCCCCTAATTGAAAATGGAATGATTGAGCGG ATGATTGAGAAGCTGTTTCCATGCGTGATCCTCACCCCCCTCGACTGCTTCTGGGAGGGAGCCAAACTCCAAGGGGGCTCTGCCTACTTGCC GGGCCGCCCTGACATCCAGTGGACCAACCTGGACCCAGAGCAGCTGCTGGAGGAGCTGGGCCCCTTTGCCTCCCTTGAGGGCTTCCGGGAGCTGCTAGACAAGGCACAGGTGGGCCAGGCCTACGTGGGGCGGCCCTGTCTGCACCCTGACGACCTCCACTGCCCACCGAGTGCCCCTAACCATCACAGCAGGCAG GCTCCCGACGTGGCTCAGGAGTTGAGTGGGGGCTGCCACGGCTTCTCCCACAAGTtcatgcactggcaggaggagctGCTGTTGGGAGGCATGGCCAGAGACCCCCAAGGACAGCTGCTGAG TCGTTCAGACCAGCCCTGA